In a single window of the Rhodamnia argentea isolate NSW1041297 chromosome 2, ASM2092103v1, whole genome shotgun sequence genome:
- the LOC115746313 gene encoding protein ZW2-like, which translates to MENFEAFFEDWLSQREAFLDQLLLHASKPEDQSRPRHNHSDGEADKALIEKVISHYQQFYKEKTKLAREDAFLFFSAPWLTAFERTFLWIGDFKPTLLFRFLGSSVDDVTAAQSEEIEHIRVETRRRERDLTETMTRVQESVAAPPLLCLLRASAGQPERNGDICVLEAALVELGESMVAVLEEANALRAATARHMMEVLSPAQTVKLLAAAAAGQFQVRIRRWGKQRAASAPLQ; encoded by the coding sequence ATGGAGAATTTCGAGGCCTTCTTCGAGGACTGGCTCTCGCAACGAGAGGCCTTCCTCGATCAACTCCTCCTCCACGCCTCCAAGCCGGAGGACCAGAGCCGCCCACGCCACAACCACAGCGACGGCGAAGCAGACAAAGCCTTGATCGAAAAGGTCATCAGCCACTACCAGCAATTCTACAAGGAGAAGACAAAGTTGGCGAGGGAGGATgcgtttctcttcttctctgccCCCTGGCTCACCGCCTTCGAGCGCACATTCCTATGGATCGGCGACTTCAAGCCCACGCTCCTCTTCCGTTTCCTCGGCTCCTCGGTCGACGACGTCACCGCCGCCCAGTCGGAGGAGATCGAGCATATCCGGGTGGAGACGAGGCGGAGGGAGAGGGATCTCACAGAGACAATGACCAGGGTCCAGGAGAGCGTGGCGGCGCCGCCTCTGCTCTGCCTGCTGAGGGCGTCGGCCGGGCAGCCGGAGAGGAACGGGGATATCTGCGTCCTGGAGGCGGCCCTGGTGGAGCTAGGGGAGTCAATGGTGGCGGTGCTGGAGGAGGCAAATGCGCTGCGGGCTGCGACGGCGCGGCACATGATGGAGGTGCTGAGTCCGGCCCAGACGGTGAAGCtgctggcggcggcggcggcggggcagTTCCAGGTCCGGATAAGGAGGTGGGGGAAGCAGAGGGCGGCGTCGGCGCCCCTTCAGTGA
- the LOC115746312 gene encoding sucrose transport protein SUC4, with protein MAIPEEERHRGRGRAPPQASAAARPPAKSRVPLRRLLRVASVACGIQFGWALQLSLLTPYVQELGIPHAWASIIWLCGPLSGLLVQPLVGHMSDRCTSRFGRRRPFIVAGALSITVAVLIIGHSADIGWLLGDRGTTKPRAVGAFVFGFWILDVANNMTQGPCRALLGDLTGNDHRRTRVANAYFSLFMAVGNVLGFATGSYSGWYKILPFTVTSACNADCANLKSAFFIDVAFIAITTYISVSAAQELPLGSSVRSLSTADGPEQSSNTQEAFMWELFGTFRYFSGPVWIILLVTALTWIGWFPFLLFDTDWMGREIYGGRPNEGQNYNEGVRMGALGLMLQSVVLGITSVLMEKLCRKFGAGFVWGISDILMALCFLGMLVVTYVNSMDSGDTSPADGIVIAAIVIFAILGVPLAVTYSVPYALVSTRIESLGLGQGLSMGVLNLAIVIPQVVVSLGSGPWDQLFGGGNSPAFAVAAISAFTAGLIAILAIPRSSPQKPRTVI; from the exons ATGGCGATCCCTGAGGAGGAGCGCCACCGCGGCCGGGGCAGGGCGCCGCCTCAAGCCTCGGCTGCTGCGAGGCCGCCGGCGAAGTCTCGAGTCCCGCTCCGGCGGCTCCTCCGAGTGGCTTCGGTCGCTTGCGGGATCCAGTTCGGGTGGGCGCTGCAGCTCTCGCTGCTGACCCCGTACGTGCAGGAGCTGGGGATCCCTCACGCGTGGGCCAGCATTATATGGCTGTGCGGGCCGCTCTCTGGGCTCCTCGTCCAGCCCCTGGTGGGCCACATGAGCGACCGGTGCACCAGCCGCTTCGGCCGCCGTAGGCCGTTCATCGTTGCCGGGGCTCTGTCGATCACTGTCGCCGTGCTGATCATCGGCCACTCCGCCGATATCGGGTGGTTGCTTGGAGACAGGGGCACCACCAAGCCGCGAGCGGTCGGTGCTTTCGTCTTCGGGTTTTGGATCCTCGATGTGGCTAACAACATGACTCAGGGTCCTTGCAGAGCTCTGCTCGGTGATCTCACCG GGAATGACCATAGAAGGACTCGAGTAGCCAATGCATATTTCTCGCTGTTTATGGCTGTCGGTAATGTCCTTGGTTTCGCCACAGGGTCATATAGTGGATGGTATAAAATTTTGCCATTTACTGTGACTTCTGCATGCAATGCTGACTGCGCCAACCTTAAGTCTGCATTCTTCATCGATGTTGCATTTATTGCAATCACTACATATATAAGCGTCTCAGCAGCTCAGGAATTACCTCTTGGTTCGAGTGTCAGATCCTTGTCCACTGCTGATGGACCTGAACAGTCAAGCAACACTCAGGAAGCTTTCATGTGGGAACTATTTGGGACTTTCCGATATTTTTCCGGGCCTGTATGGATAATCTTGCTTGTTACTGCTTTGACTTGGATTGGAtggtttccttttcttctctttgataCTGATTGGATGGGAAGAGAAATTTACGGCGGCCGACCCAATGAAGGGCAGAACTACAACGAAGGTGTTAGGATGGGTGCATTAGGTCTCATGTTGCAATCAGTTGTCTTGGGAATAACTTCAGTTCTCATGGAGAAGCTTTGCAGGAAATTTGGGGCAGGTTTTGTATGGGGGATTTCGGACATTCTTATGGCTCTTTGTTTTCTTGGCATGCTTGTGGTAACATATGTCAATAGCATGGACTCAGGTGACACTTCACCTGCAGACGGCATTGTAATCGCTGCAATAGTGATTTTCGCCATACTAGGTGTTCCTTTGGCT GTAACTTATAGCGTTCCATATGCCTTGGTTTCAACACGTATTGAGTCTTTGGGACTTGGGCAAG gatTGTCTATGGGCGTTTTAAACCTGGCAATCGTGATCCCACAG GTGGTGGTATCCCTGGGAAGTGGACCATGGGATCAATTATTTGGTGGTGGAAATTCACCAGCTTTTGCGGTGGCAGCAATATCGGCCTTCACTGCTGGTCTTATAGCCATTTTAGCTATTCCTCGATCCAGTCCTCAGAAACCCAGGACTGTCATATGA
- the LOC115746373 gene encoding probable beta-1,4-xylosyltransferase IRX9H: MASIRRTLSPPYHDRYYQNGETPVPVSSPSHKPFAASAKPSSALLGIGVCRFLAFVLLGKQPRRSWRRSFYRCLLFFLLGFLFGMTPFGHVNELQAHDFSLDIKPPNVNVNARLEKAIEHPVSRDEFLVKSLNLEVGAGVGANSDGSSNLVPRKQLIVVTPTFTRAAQAYFLLRLGQVLRLVPPPLLWIVVEMNVVSMETADILRKSGVMYRHLVCTKNSTDIKDRGVHQRNTALEHIEHHKLDGIVYFADDDNIYSLELFHSLRQIRRFGTWPVAMLAQSKNKAILEGPVCNGSQVIGWHTNEKSKRLRRFHVDMSGFAINSTILWDPKRWRRPTLRPIRQLDTVKEGFQETTFIEQVVEDESQMEGVPFGCSRIINWHLHLEARDLIYPKGWLFDKKLEADLTVT, encoded by the exons ATGGCGTCCATCAGGAGAACTCTGTCGCCGCCATATCACGATCGCTATTACCAGAACGGCGAAACCCCCGTTCCGGTTTCCTCTCCGTCTCATAAACCCTTCGCCGCCTCGGCCAAGCCCTCTTCGGCTTTGCTGGGCATTGGTGTTTGTCGATTTTTGGCGTTCGTTTTGCTGGGGAAGCAGCCGAGGAGGTCGTGGAGGAGATCGTTCTATAGATGTTTGTTGTTTTTCCTCCTTGGGTTTCTATTCGGCATGACCCCTTTCGGGCATGTGAACGAATTGCAGGCTCATGACTTCTCTTTGGATATCAAGCCGCCCAATGTCAATGTCAACGCTCGGTTGGAGAAAGCCATCGAGCATCCGGTAAGTCGCGATGAGTTTCTGGTCAAAAGTTTAAATCTTGAAGTAGGAGCGGGAGTCGGGGCAAATTCAGATGGAAGTTCTAATTTGGTGCCTAGGAAGCAGTTGATTGTGGTTACGCCTACTTTTACTAGAGCAGCACAAGCTTACTTTTTGCTTAGATTAGGCCAGGTACTGAGGCTTGTGCCGCCTCCGCTTTTGTGGATAGTGGTGGAGATGAATGTTGTTTCCATGGAGACTGCGGATATATTGAGGAAAAGTGGAGTTATGTATCGGCATTTGGTATGTACAAAGAATTCCACAGATATTAAGGATAGGGGTGTGCATCAGAGAAACACAGCATTGGAGCATATTGAGCACCATAAGCTTGATGGAATTGTTTACTTtgctgatgatgataatatctaTTCTCTGGAGTTGTTCCACAGCCTAAGACAAATTAG GCGTTTTGGCACTTGGCCAGTTGCGATGCTTGCACAGAGCAAAAACAAGGCTATTCTTGAAGGTCCAGTCTGTAATGGAAGTCAAGTGATTGGATGGCACACAAATGAGAAAAGCAAAAGACTCCGACGTTTTCATGTTGATATGTCAGGGTTTGCTATTAACAGTACAATCTTGTGGGATCCAAAGAGATGGAGGCGCCCAACGCTGCGACCAATACGACAATTGGACACAGTGAAGGAGGGTTTTCAG GAGACCACATTTATAGAACAAGTTGTAGAAGATGAAAGTCAGATGGAAGGTGTTCCTTTTGGCTGCTCAAGAATAATAAACTGGCATCTCCATTTGGAAGCGCGTGATCTTATATATCCAAAAGGGTGGCTTTTTGACAAGAAGCTGGAGGCTGATCTAACTGTTACGTGA